The following are from one region of the Nicotiana tomentosiformis chromosome 7, ASM39032v3, whole genome shotgun sequence genome:
- the LOC138895718 gene encoding uncharacterized protein, translating into MAEDLELWDMICDGPFVPMKIIGEGTVIVPKPRKEYNDADRKAIEKNFRVKMILICGIGPDEYNCILACQSAKEIWEALQTTHEVTTQVKLSNIDMHTTEYELFKMKENKSTQYMYIRFTSIINELHSLGEVIPRNKLVQKILSVLPGSYESKVNAITEAKDLQKLTVDELIGNMKSYEMKKKKKKKKDIERR; encoded by the coding sequence ATGGCTGAGGATTTAGAGTTGTGGGATATGATCTGTGATGGTCCTTTTGTTCCCATGAAAATAATTGGTGAGGGAACAGTAATAGTCCCAAAACCAAGAAAAGAGTACAACGATGCCGATCGAAAAGCTATTGAGAAAAACTTCAGGGTAAAGATGATTCTTATTTGTGGGATTGGACCTGATGAATACAATTGTATCTTAGCTTGTCAGTCTGCAaaggagatctgggaagctctccaaacTACCCATGAGGTAACTACTCAAGTTAAGCTGTCTAATATTGATATGCATACTACTGAGTATGAACTTTTCAAGATGAAGGAGAATAAGTCTACTCAGTACATGTACATACGCTTCACCTCCATTATTAATGAGCTTCACTCCCTTGGAGAAGTCATCCCAAGAAACAAACTGGTCCAGAAAATACTCAGTGTATTACCAGGTTCCTATGAAAGTAAAGTGAATGCTATCACAGAAGCCAAGGATCTACAAAAGCTGACCGTTGATGAACTCATTGGAAATATGAAATCCtatgagatgaagaagaagaagaagaagaagaaagatattGAAAGAAGATAG